From a single Vibrio chagasii genomic region:
- a CDS encoding NAD(P)H-dependent oxidoreductase yields the protein MSKNRVLVLFAHPSQHRSEANKPLFEQAKRIDGVTCVDLYAEYPTFKINIDREQKRLLDHDIIIFQFPLYWYSTPAILKEWQDLVLEYGFAYGTDGNELEGKKFLCSITAGGKEDAYQTDGYNHFTIRELLHPLEQTAALCGMEYLAPYALFGSRTALEENRITGHVERYKFLLESLVAGNIDYKKAKKAAKLNHYLDEIINKD from the coding sequence ATGTCGAAAAATCGAGTCTTGGTGCTATTCGCCCACCCTTCTCAGCATCGCTCTGAAGCAAACAAACCCTTATTCGAACAAGCCAAGCGTATTGATGGCGTGACATGTGTTGATCTTTACGCTGAATATCCAACGTTCAAAATTAACATCGATCGTGAACAGAAACGCCTGTTGGACCATGACATCATCATTTTCCAATTCCCGCTTTATTGGTATTCAACTCCGGCAATTCTAAAAGAGTGGCAAGACCTTGTTCTTGAGTATGGTTTTGCCTACGGTACGGATGGCAACGAGTTAGAAGGTAAGAAATTCCTTTGCAGCATTACTGCGGGGGGTAAAGAGGATGCCTACCAAACTGACGGCTACAACCATTTTACCATTCGTGAGCTACTCCACCCTCTTGAACAAACCGCTGCTTTGTGTGGTATGGAATATTTAGCACCTTATGCGCTATTTGGCTCGCGAACCGCCTTGGAAGAGAACCGCATCACCGGGCATGTTGAGCGCTATAAATTTTTGTTGGAGTCGCTAGTCGCGGGCAATATTGACTACAAAAAAGCAAAGAAAGCCGCGAAGTTAAACCATTACCTCGACGAAATCATCAACAAGGACTAA